One Candidatus Paceibacterota bacterium genomic region harbors:
- a CDS encoding ATP-dependent DNA helicase, with protein sequence MASKIFTEIYKKLNKAQRSAVDNIEGPVMVVAGPGTGKTQILTLRIANILKKTDTAPEQILALTFTDAGVTAMRERLVSIIGVTAYRVPIFTFHGFANEVINRFSEHFPDLAGSRPCSELDRILLMQKVFDIADLEHLASHRAPYHYLQKTLSAISLLKREIISPRELLARLKKEEQVIRKADDYRHIKGPHKGKVKGEYQKREEAIIKNRELALLYKKYEEALADSLFYDYEDMILALVTALETNKNLKLILQEEYQYLLADEYQDGNGAQNRVLDLLADFHDSPNIFIVGDEKQAIYRFQGASHENFTNFKKQYPDAKIITLTENYRSTQNILDIAGADLVAKAKRKESFIKVYECASVPDEADCIAQEISKKIKSGVNPEEIAIFTRTNKELGQYAAALARSGVALSVETKEDILDDPLIEKLLILFNAAAQVGEDFALISALHLDCFNINELEIYELAREARRKKISAWRVRAGGEIERARQLILSWAKVGANVSPAELISNILRESGLLNQFIAHSDADTELDKLARLLTYLEDYTKTHRSARIKDIAKVLSLLDEYNVLESRVGTRRAGRVLVMTAHKAKGLEYEHVYITGVVEGNWGGRASRTVFKIPGIVASTKEEEEADERKLFFVAMTRAKKELTISYATSREDGATLLPSRFIADLPEKLLHKTALCAITQGGLVGRVAQILVPTVTSQTRKDIQDFVRETLSERGLAVTGLNNYLSCPWKYFYRNLLRIPEPQNSSLMFGNAVHATLKKFFDKYRVQEDMGKKELLETLDRELEKEYFTDKELTEIKKNGKDAISGYYDAYKNSWARDIKNEFPIDVMFPVGDGELRLTGKLDKLEITDGAVNVVDYKTGKIKSRNEILGKTKNSEGDYHRQLVFYKLLLDRYEEEKYNMQTGMIDFIIPDLPRRQAGKNIGKYKKEVFTITKEEVSKLEEEVARVANEILNLSFWQKRCGDKQCEYCRLRDIL encoded by the coding sequence TTGGCATCTAAAATCTTCACCGAAATATACAAAAAACTGAATAAAGCACAGAGAAGTGCTGTAGATAATATAGAAGGTCCGGTGATGGTTGTGGCCGGCCCCGGTACCGGCAAGACCCAAATACTGACTCTTCGCATTGCGAATATCCTAAAGAAGACCGACACGGCGCCGGAGCAGATTTTGGCGCTCACCTTTACCGATGCCGGTGTTACCGCGATGCGCGAGCGTCTGGTCTCCATAATCGGCGTTACGGCATACCGCGTGCCCATTTTTACCTTCCACGGGTTCGCGAATGAAGTGATTAATCGCTTTTCGGAGCATTTCCCCGACTTGGCGGGCTCGCGGCCATGTTCAGAACTCGACCGCATTTTGCTGATGCAAAAAGTCTTTGATATTGCCGATCTTGAACATCTTGCTTCGCACAGAGCGCCATACCACTATCTGCAAAAAACGCTTTCGGCAATTTCTTTACTCAAACGTGAGATCATAAGTCCGCGTGAACTTCTCGCTCGTTTAAAAAAAGAAGAACAGGTAATCAGAAAGGCAGATGACTACAGACATATTAAAGGCCCGCATAAAGGCAAAGTAAAAGGTGAATATCAAAAGCGCGAGGAAGCGATAATTAAGAATCGCGAACTCGCCTTGCTCTATAAAAAATATGAAGAAGCACTCGCCGATAGTTTATTCTATGACTACGAGGATATGATACTCGCGCTTGTGACGGCGCTCGAGACAAATAAAAATTTGAAGCTTATTCTGCAAGAGGAGTACCAATATCTGCTTGCCGATGAGTATCAGGATGGCAACGGCGCGCAGAACAGAGTGCTTGATTTGCTCGCAGACTTTCATGATTCTCCCAATATATTCATTGTCGGCGATGAGAAGCAGGCAATATACAGATTCCAAGGCGCCTCGCACGAAAACTTTACTAATTTTAAGAAACAATATCCAGACGCGAAGATAATAACACTGACCGAAAATTATCGCTCGACGCAGAATATTTTGGATATTGCCGGAGCCGATCTTGTTGCTAAGGCAAAGCGTAAAGAGTCTTTTATAAAGGTATACGAATGTGCGAGTGTGCCGGACGAAGCAGATTGTATTGCACAAGAAATTTCTAAAAAGATAAAATCAGGCGTAAATCCCGAAGAAATCGCAATCTTTACCCGCACCAATAAAGAGCTCGGGCAATATGCGGCGGCGCTTGCAAGGAGCGGCGTCGCTTTGTCCGTAGAAACAAAGGAAGATATTCTTGACGATCCGCTGATAGAGAAACTGCTGATTTTGTTCAATGCGGCGGCGCAAGTTGGTGAAGACTTCGCGCTTATCTCGGCTCTGCATCTTGATTGCTTTAATATAAACGAGCTCGAGATATACGAGCTCGCGCGAGAGGCGCGGAGAAAAAAAATATCGGCATGGCGCGTCCGTGCGGGAGGCGAGATAGAACGCGCGCGCCAACTTATCCTTTCGTGGGCCAAGGTTGGCGCGAACGTATCACCGGCAGAACTCATCTCTAATATTCTGCGCGAGTCAGGCTTGTTAAACCAATTTATTGCCCACTCGGATGCAGACACAGAGCTGGATAAGCTCGCGCGCTTATTGACGTATCTGGAAGATTATACTAAAACTCACCGTTCGGCTCGGATCAAAGACATCGCGAAAGTGTTATCCTTGCTTGATGAGTATAACGTCCTCGAAAGTCGCGTAGGCACGAGACGAGCCGGACGCGTCCTCGTAATGACCGCTCATAAAGCAAAGGGTCTTGAATATGAACACGTGTATATAACGGGCGTCGTAGAAGGCAACTGGGGCGGGCGAGCGAGCCGAACGGTATTCAAAATCCCGGGGATTGTTGCCTCGACCAAAGAAGAAGAGGAGGCGGACGAGCGCAAACTGTTTTTCGTCGCAATGACGCGGGCGAAAAAAGAGCTCACTATAAGCTACGCAACTTCGCGCGAAGACGGAGCGACACTCCTGCCTAGCAGATTTATCGCGGACCTGCCAGAGAAGTTATTACACAAGACCGCCTTGTGTGCTATTACACAAGGCGGTCTTGTGGGACGAGTGGCGCAGATACTGGTGCCGACTGTAACGTCGCAAACGAGAAAAGATATCCAGGATTTTGTGCGCGAGACGCTATCAGAGAGAGGTCTTGCGGTTACTGGCCTTAATAATTACCTGTCTTGTCCGTGGAAATATTTCTATCGCAATCTCTTGCGCATTCCCGAGCCGCAGAACAGCTCGCTCATGTTCGGCAACGCGGTGCACGCAACACTTAAGAAATTCTTCGATAAGTATCGTGTTCAAGAAGACATGGGTAAGAAAGAATTGCTGGAGACTCTGGACAGGGAACTTGAGAAAGAATATTTCACCGATAAAGAATTAACAGAGATAAAGAAAAATGGCAAAGATGCCATATCCGGTTATTATGACGCGTACAAAAACTCTTGGGCTAGAGATATAAAAAATGAATTTCCTATAGACGTTATGTTTCCGGTCGGAGATGGCGAATTAAGACTGACTGGCAAACTCGATAAACTCGAAATAACAGACGGAGCCGTAAACGTAGTGGACTATAAAACCGGCAAGATTAAATCCCGAAATGAAATCTTGGGTAAAACTAAGAATTCCGAAGGGGATTATCACCGCCAGTTGGTGTTTTATAAACTTCTGTTAGACAGATACGAAGAGGAGAAATATAATATGCAGACCGGCATGATAGACTTTATTATCCCGGACCTGCCTCGCCGGCAGGCAGGCAAGAATATCGGCAAATACAAAAAAGAAGTCTTCACGATAACTAAAGAAGAAGTATCGAAATTAGAAGAAGAAGTTGCGCGGGTCGCCAACGAGATACTAAACCTGTCGTTCTGGCAGAAAAGATGTGGGGATAAACAGTGTGAATATTGCCGTCTTCGCGATATACTATAG